Proteins encoded by one window of Lacipirellulaceae bacterium:
- the fhcD gene encoding formylmethanofuran--tetrahydromethanopterin N-formyltransferase, which yields MQIGPTEILDTFAEAFRMRYTRLIITAADDYWLDAALAEIGGYASSVIACDAEVGVDQRIPAEQSPDGRPAASILVFGFSTDALAKSVPNRVGQCVMTCPTTAVFNGLEGVKDDEGKEETIPLGKHIRFFGDGFQKSKVFAGRRYWRIPVMDGEFLVEEKLGVGKGVAGGNIILQGIDQTTALAAARRASEAIKDMPGVIAPFPGGVVRSGSKVGSQYKTLVASTNDAFCPTLRGRVETELVEGVNASYEIVVNGVDEEAVAGAMKVLLNKAAGEGILAIGAGNYGGKLGKFHFKLHELLQ from the coding sequence ATGCAAATCGGCCCAACCGAGATACTGGATACCTTTGCCGAAGCGTTCCGCATGCGGTACACGCGGCTCATCATTACTGCTGCCGACGATTACTGGCTGGACGCCGCCTTGGCTGAAATCGGCGGCTACGCTTCCAGTGTGATCGCCTGCGATGCAGAGGTGGGCGTCGATCAACGGATTCCAGCCGAGCAGTCCCCCGATGGGCGGCCGGCAGCCTCAATTCTCGTATTTGGATTTTCCACCGATGCGCTCGCCAAGTCGGTCCCCAATCGTGTCGGCCAATGCGTGATGACCTGCCCCACAACGGCCGTCTTCAACGGTCTTGAGGGCGTGAAGGACGATGAGGGCAAAGAGGAGACGATCCCTCTGGGAAAACACATTCGATTCTTTGGCGATGGATTTCAGAAAAGCAAAGTCTTCGCGGGTCGTCGTTACTGGCGGATCCCCGTGATGGATGGCGAATTCCTTGTCGAAGAAAAACTCGGCGTCGGCAAAGGGGTCGCAGGCGGAAATATCATCCTCCAAGGTATCGACCAAACCACGGCACTTGCCGCGGCTCGGAGAGCCAGCGAAGCGATCAAAGACATGCCCGGCGTGATCGCCCCATTCCCCGGTGGTGTAGTCCGTAGCGGAAGCAAGGTCGGTTCCCAATACAAAACGCTCGTCGCCAGCACGAACGATGCCTTCTGCCCCACGCTCCGCGGACGCGTGGAAACGGAACTCGTCGAAGGCGTGAACGCCAGCTACGAGATCGTCGTCAACGGCGTCGATGAAGAGGCTGTCGCAGGCGCGATGAAGGTTCTCCTCAACAAAGCCGCCGGCGAAGGCATCCTCGCCATCGGCGCAGGAAACTACGGCGGCAAGCTTGGGAAGTTTCATTTCAAGCTGCACGAGTTACTGCAATGA
- a CDS encoding formylmethanofuran dehydrogenase subunit B translates to MVTTNPEAPSQETELKIVEDATCTFCGCVCDDIELTVENNHITKAKRACVLGKAWFLNHEVEDRPSCLIDGQPATVEEGYDLAAKILTDGDYPIIYGLSDAPCEAQRKAVGIADWIDGTIDTTTSVCHGPSGMAFQGVGEVTCSLGEVANRGDMIIFWGSNPAESHPRHFTKYSLMPKGMFVPNGRKDRTCVIVDVRKTKSANTADIFLQIKPRKDFEALWTLRALAQNIELDPALVLEETGVELAVFQDLMDRMKACKFGVIFFGMGLTMTRGKHCNSEALLALTRDMNAYTRFVAKPNRGHGNVTGADNVVSWRTGYPFGVNHSRGYPRFNPGEYTTSDTLANREADCGMMIACDPMANFSQPAREHLASIPYIALDTKITPTTRAAKVAFSVATYGINTGGTVYRMDDVPIPLRPSCDSPHPSDFEVLSQIEKRVQAIIASR, encoded by the coding sequence ATGGTCACTACTAATCCCGAAGCACCCTCTCAAGAAACCGAACTCAAGATCGTCGAAGACGCCACCTGCACGTTTTGTGGCTGCGTTTGCGACGACATCGAACTGACGGTCGAGAACAACCATATCACCAAAGCCAAACGTGCCTGTGTGCTTGGCAAAGCTTGGTTTTTGAACCACGAAGTTGAGGATCGCCCTTCGTGCTTGATCGATGGTCAGCCGGCAACGGTGGAAGAGGGTTACGATCTGGCTGCGAAGATCCTCACCGATGGCGATTACCCGATCATCTATGGGCTGAGCGATGCGCCGTGCGAAGCGCAACGCAAAGCCGTGGGCATCGCCGATTGGATTGATGGCACCATCGACACCACCACGAGTGTTTGCCACGGCCCCAGCGGCATGGCTTTTCAGGGTGTTGGCGAAGTGACGTGTTCGTTGGGAGAAGTTGCGAATCGCGGCGACATGATCATTTTTTGGGGCTCCAACCCCGCCGAGAGCCACCCGCGGCATTTCACGAAGTACAGTCTGATGCCAAAGGGAATGTTCGTCCCCAATGGTCGCAAAGATCGCACCTGTGTGATCGTTGACGTTCGGAAAACGAAGAGCGCGAACACGGCAGATATTTTCCTCCAGATCAAACCGCGGAAGGACTTTGAAGCCCTGTGGACATTGCGTGCTTTGGCACAGAACATCGAGCTCGACCCGGCCCTCGTCCTCGAAGAGACCGGCGTTGAACTGGCCGTGTTTCAGGATTTGATGGATCGGATGAAAGCCTGCAAGTTCGGCGTGATTTTCTTCGGTATGGGTTTGACCATGACACGTGGTAAGCATTGCAACAGTGAAGCTTTGCTGGCTTTGACACGCGACATGAACGCCTACACACGTTTCGTCGCGAAGCCGAATCGTGGCCACGGTAATGTGACGGGGGCCGACAACGTCGTGAGTTGGCGGACCGGCTATCCCTTCGGCGTGAACCACTCCCGCGGCTATCCCCGCTTCAATCCGGGCGAATACACCACCAGCGATACGCTCGCCAACCGCGAAGCGGACTGCGGAATGATGATCGCGTGCGACCCGATGGCGAACTTCTCACAGCCGGCCCGCGAGCATTTGGCGTCAATTCCTTACATCGCTCTCGACACGAAAATCACGCCAACCACACGGGCCGCTAAAGTGGCATTCAGCGTGGCGACCTACGGGATCAACACCGGCGGAACGGTTTATCGGATGGACGACGTGCCCATTCCGCTGCGTCCTTCCTGTGACTCCCCTCATCCGAGCGATTTTGAAGTGCTCTCGCAGATTGAGAAGCGTGTGCAGGCGATTATTGCCTCGCGGTAA
- a CDS encoding formylmethanofuran dehydrogenase subunit A, producing MSDYIKIAGGTIHDPANDIDGAVRDIWISGGKIVNPPEDPSVKPSRTIDAHGLVVMPGGIDMHCHIAGPKVNVARKMRPEEKRKAEVIERTAITHSGTMGSVPSTFATGYKYAGLGYTTAFDAAIPPLGARHAHEEFDDTPCLDKGFYVLMGNNHYVMRSIQQNEPQKLKAFIAWLLRSAKGFAPKLVNPGGVEVWKHKQAGNVHGLDSEVDHFRVTPRQIVSQVTQAANELGLPHPVHIHCNNLGMPGNWETTLETMKALNGHKGHLTHIQFHSYGGGDGDEDTFNSKVTQLADYVNTHDNITVDVGQVLFGETTSMTGDGPLGYFLSNVYGGKWFSGDTEMEAGCGITPIKYKNKSLVHALQWAIGLEWYLQVEDPWRVVMSTDHPNGGSFLAYPQIIRYLMDRQYRKDVIKTCHPRVKDRCTLGDIEREYTLNEIAIITRAGPARILGLKNKGHLAPGADADITVYTPHENKETMFELPRLVIKDGQIIVDQGDIRHPIQGKTLHIEPEYDTGVEADIQEWFEEFYSIRWRNYPVDASYLHESEVVPGR from the coding sequence ATGTCTGATTACATCAAAATCGCCGGCGGGACGATTCACGATCCGGCTAACGACATCGACGGCGCGGTGCGCGATATTTGGATTTCGGGCGGGAAGATCGTCAACCCGCCGGAGGACCCGAGCGTTAAGCCGAGCCGCACCATTGATGCACATGGCTTGGTCGTTATGCCCGGCGGTATTGATATGCATTGCCACATTGCCGGGCCGAAGGTGAATGTCGCCCGGAAGATGCGGCCCGAAGAAAAACGCAAGGCGGAAGTCATCGAGCGGACCGCCATCACGCATAGCGGCACGATGGGGAGCGTCCCTAGTACGTTTGCCACTGGTTACAAGTACGCGGGGCTTGGCTACACAACAGCCTTCGACGCGGCAATTCCGCCGTTGGGTGCTCGTCATGCCCATGAGGAATTCGACGACACGCCGTGCCTTGATAAGGGCTTCTACGTGTTGATGGGGAACAATCATTATGTGATGCGTTCCATCCAGCAGAACGAGCCGCAGAAGCTGAAGGCGTTCATTGCGTGGTTGCTACGCTCCGCCAAGGGGTTTGCTCCTAAGTTGGTCAACCCGGGCGGCGTCGAGGTTTGGAAGCACAAGCAGGCCGGCAACGTGCATGGGCTTGATTCGGAGGTCGATCACTTCCGCGTAACGCCGCGGCAGATCGTCAGCCAGGTAACGCAAGCCGCCAATGAACTGGGCCTGCCGCACCCCGTGCATATTCACTGCAACAATCTGGGGATGCCCGGCAACTGGGAGACAACGCTCGAAACGATGAAGGCCCTCAACGGCCACAAGGGGCACCTCACACACATCCAGTTCCACAGCTACGGCGGTGGCGATGGGGACGAGGACACGTTCAACTCGAAGGTCACGCAGCTTGCCGACTACGTAAACACGCACGACAACATCACCGTCGACGTGGGCCAAGTGCTGTTCGGTGAAACCACGAGCATGACCGGCGACGGACCGCTGGGTTACTTTCTTTCAAATGTCTACGGAGGCAAGTGGTTCAGCGGCGATACGGAGATGGAAGCTGGCTGCGGCATCACGCCGATCAAGTACAAGAATAAGAGCCTCGTGCACGCGCTGCAGTGGGCGATCGGGCTCGAGTGGTACCTGCAAGTCGAAGACCCTTGGCGGGTAGTGATGAGCACCGACCACCCCAACGGCGGTTCGTTCCTGGCTTATCCGCAGATCATCCGTTACCTGATGGACCGCCAGTACCGTAAGGACGTCATTAAGACTTGCCACCCGCGGGTGAAGGACCGCTGCACCCTCGGCGATATCGAGCGCGAGTACACGCTCAACGAAATCGCTATCATCACCCGCGCAGGCCCAGCACGAATCTTGGGCCTGAAGAACAAAGGCCACCTCGCCCCCGGCGCCGACGCGGACATCACGGTCTACACGCCGCACGAGAACAAGGAGACGATGTTCGAACTACCACGGCTGGTGATTAAGGATGGTCAAATCATCGTTGACCAGGGTGACATCCGCCACCCAATTCAAGGCAAGACGCTACACATCGAGCCCGAATACGACACGGGCGTCGAGGCAGATATCCAGGAGTGGTTCGAGGAGTTCTATTCGATCCGCTGGCGGAACTATCCGGTGGATGCGAGCTATTTGCACGAGTCGGAGGTGGTGCCGGGGCGGTGA
- a CDS encoding putative toxin-antitoxin system toxin component, PIN family has protein sequence MNSPTIFDCNVLLQALISSQGPAARCVRGALSGEIHLVVSAYLLDELRSVASRPKLVARFHLTEEKTEQFIEDVVEVAKLVSEVPHVFDYPRDPKDEPYIDLAIATKARLLVSRDKDLLALNDMRLPEAVELRRLHPAIEILTPSEMALRLG, from the coding sequence TTGAATTCCCCGACCATTTTCGATTGCAATGTTCTATTGCAGGCATTGATCTCTTCTCAAGGACCGGCGGCACGTTGTGTTCGCGGAGCATTGTCTGGCGAGATCCATCTTGTCGTATCCGCTTATCTTTTGGACGAGTTGCGAAGCGTTGCCAGTCGTCCCAAACTGGTAGCACGTTTTCACTTAACGGAAGAGAAGACCGAGCAGTTTATCGAAGATGTCGTCGAAGTGGCTAAGTTGGTTTCTGAAGTTCCGCACGTTTTCGACTACCCTCGCGATCCCAAGGATGAGCCCTACATCGACTTGGCAATTGCCACCAAAGCTCGCTTACTGGTGAGTCGAGATAAAGACTTGTTGGCTTTGAACGATATGAGGCTGCCGGAGGCTGTCGAGTTGCGACGTTTGCATCCGGCGATTGAGATTCTAACGCCTAGTGAAATGGCATTACGTCTCGGTTGA
- a CDS encoding molybdenum cofactor guanylyltransferase: MNNQGAIVLCGGKSTRMGTPKALLPFGEEVMLQRVVRLVGEVVPPKNIVVVAAVGQELPGLPNEVTITHDENPERGPLEGLAAGLRCFDSGRLSDKSQVGSVYATSCDVPLLVPAFVERIFSLLGDHDIAVPKEEAGSKHYHHPLAAVYRTSVLSKVEALLAADRLRPFFLFEECDTREIPVKQLREVDPELRSLMNCNTPEDYEVALSLMTL, encoded by the coding sequence ATGAATAACCAAGGCGCAATCGTCCTCTGCGGCGGCAAATCCACCCGCATGGGCACCCCGAAGGCGCTCCTCCCGTTCGGTGAGGAAGTGATGCTCCAGCGCGTCGTGCGTCTCGTCGGCGAAGTCGTGCCACCAAAGAACATTGTCGTGGTTGCCGCCGTCGGGCAAGAGCTGCCTGGGTTACCAAACGAAGTGACGATCACGCACGATGAGAACCCCGAGCGTGGGCCGCTGGAAGGGCTGGCCGCGGGGTTGCGTTGTTTCGACTCGGGACGGCTAAGCGACAAGTCGCAGGTCGGATCCGTCTACGCCACTAGTTGTGACGTTCCCTTATTGGTGCCCGCATTTGTCGAGCGGATATTCTCGCTACTCGGCGATCACGACATTGCCGTGCCCAAGGAAGAAGCGGGAAGCAAACACTATCACCACCCGCTGGCGGCTGTCTACCGCACCAGTGTGCTGTCGAAGGTCGAAGCACTCCTGGCCGCCGACCGCCTGCGGCCTTTCTTTCTCTTTGAAGAATGCGACACACGAGAAATACCCGTTAAGCAATTACGCGAAGTCGATCCAGAATTGCGGTCGTTGATGAACTGTAATACGCCAGAGGATTATGAGGTGGCCTTGAGCCTCATGACACTCTAG
- a CDS encoding formylmethanofuran dehydrogenase subunit C, which yields MALKLTYTGETTVPVEIENFTPSWAAEKSLDQIKAFEIYHGNKKLPLSDFFEVEGDASDKQFDFYGDLSGVHWIGAHMDSGEINIHGNGGRHIGSEMTGGTIHVYGDAGGWVGAEMKAGLIHVHGNAGHLVGAAYRGSTKGMTGGTILVDGNAGNEVGLTMRRGTIAIGGNAGDVIGFNMIAGTVIVLGESGIRHGAGMRRGTIALLGENPPKMLPSFKYACTAQPQVVSLLLREIRELGFAIPDELLAADYDLYHGDLVALGRGEVLVRHAA from the coding sequence ATGGCACTGAAACTTACTTACACCGGCGAAACGACCGTTCCTGTTGAGATCGAAAACTTCACGCCGTCTTGGGCGGCGGAGAAGTCACTCGACCAGATCAAGGCGTTTGAGATTTATCACGGCAACAAGAAGTTGCCGCTGAGCGACTTTTTTGAGGTTGAGGGGGACGCGTCGGATAAGCAGTTCGACTTCTACGGCGATCTTTCTGGGGTGCACTGGATCGGTGCCCACATGGACTCGGGCGAGATCAACATCCACGGCAACGGCGGTCGCCACATTGGTAGTGAGATGACCGGCGGGACGATTCATGTTTATGGCGACGCGGGTGGATGGGTTGGTGCGGAGATGAAAGCCGGGCTGATCCACGTGCATGGGAACGCGGGGCATTTAGTCGGGGCGGCTTATCGAGGCTCGACGAAAGGAATGACTGGCGGGACGATCCTTGTGGATGGGAATGCCGGCAACGAGGTTGGCCTCACCATGCGACGCGGCACAATTGCGATTGGCGGCAATGCGGGCGACGTGATTGGATTCAACATGATCGCGGGGACGGTGATCGTCCTCGGCGAAAGCGGCATCCGTCACGGCGCGGGGATGCGTCGCGGGACGATTGCTTTGCTGGGGGAAAACCCGCCAAAGATGCTTCCCAGTTTCAAGTACGCCTGCACAGCTCAGCCGCAGGTTGTGAGCTTGCTGTTGCGTGAAATCCGTGAGCTAGGATTCGCGATTCCTGATGAATTGCTCGCAGCAGATTACGATCTCTACCACGGCGACTTGGTCGCGCTGGGGCGTGGCGAAGTGTTAGTCCGTCACGCTGCTTAG
- a CDS encoding molybdopterin biosynthesis protein encodes MKQEQFLNVLDRDEAERRFRSALNLAPLGNEIVSLSAALGRVLAEDIVATVDVPSFDRSNYDGYAIRATDTIGADEQTPRTLKLLKEIVSTGVQPQGEIVSGEAMAIATGGMIPRGADAVMMIEHAEAKDDQLAVRRAVAPAFGITFAGTDIAAGETILRSGTVLTSRETGVLAAIGKTDVPVFQRPKVAIISTGDEIIVPGEPMQPALVYDSNAQILADAIRELGGSPLNLGIVKDDIDELREKLKLALQVADVVLLSGGTSKGQGDLCYRVVAELNNKPWQGPGIVAHGVALKPGKPICLASEAGKPVVILPGFPTSAVFTFHEFVAPVISLLGGRSPADEGTLEATMAVKVNSEIGRTEYLLVGLVDSDEAVKAYPMGKGSGSVTTFSQADGFVTIDRHTEIVDAGSSASVQLIGARTQPADLVVIGSHCVGLDFLLSKLSRSGLNVKFFAVGSTAGLEAARRGECDIAGIHLLDEKTDTYNHPFLDETLALLPGYGRSQGIVFRQEDRRFAEKSLAGVLSETIPSEGVRMINRNRGSGTRILIDQLLAPQPPAGAGGYGRENEQTSTSPERKLVGSKLQPQGHSVQAKSHNAVVAAVAQSRADWGVAIRSVAESAGLVFLPLRDEQFDFVIPKSRLDRPAVVAFKELLESPEIRNQLTTKGFNLAADERG; translated from the coding sequence ATGAAACAAGAACAATTCCTAAACGTCCTCGACCGCGACGAAGCCGAGCGCCGGTTCCGTTCTGCACTTAATCTAGCACCGTTAGGAAACGAGATTGTTTCGCTATCCGCAGCACTAGGCCGAGTCCTCGCCGAAGACATCGTCGCGACCGTCGATGTCCCCTCCTTCGATCGCTCCAACTACGACGGCTACGCAATCCGGGCCACGGATACGATTGGAGCCGATGAGCAGACACCCCGAACGCTCAAGCTTCTTAAGGAGATCGTTTCCACCGGTGTTCAGCCTCAAGGCGAAATTGTATCCGGTGAAGCAATGGCAATTGCCACGGGAGGCATGATCCCTCGCGGTGCCGATGCCGTCATGATGATCGAACACGCCGAGGCGAAGGACGATCAACTTGCCGTCCGTCGGGCAGTTGCCCCAGCGTTTGGAATCACCTTTGCCGGAACGGATATTGCCGCCGGGGAAACGATCCTCCGCAGTGGAACCGTACTCACCAGTCGCGAGACGGGAGTTCTAGCGGCGATCGGCAAAACCGACGTTCCGGTATTTCAACGACCCAAGGTCGCGATCATTTCCACCGGCGACGAGATTATCGTCCCCGGCGAGCCAATGCAGCCCGCGTTGGTCTATGACTCGAACGCCCAAATCCTCGCCGACGCCATCCGCGAACTGGGCGGTTCGCCACTGAACCTTGGAATCGTAAAAGACGACATCGATGAGTTACGAGAGAAACTAAAACTCGCCCTGCAAGTAGCCGACGTCGTTCTCCTTTCCGGCGGCACAAGCAAAGGGCAGGGCGACTTGTGTTATCGCGTGGTCGCCGAGCTCAACAACAAGCCATGGCAAGGGCCCGGAATCGTCGCCCACGGCGTTGCCCTCAAGCCAGGCAAGCCGATTTGCCTAGCGAGTGAAGCAGGTAAACCAGTGGTCATCCTTCCCGGTTTCCCGACCTCCGCTGTGTTCACGTTTCACGAGTTCGTTGCCCCTGTGATCAGCCTGCTCGGCGGTCGTTCACCAGCAGACGAAGGAACTCTCGAAGCCACAATGGCTGTGAAAGTGAATTCCGAGATTGGCCGCACGGAGTATTTGCTCGTCGGGCTTGTCGACAGCGACGAGGCTGTGAAGGCCTACCCGATGGGAAAAGGCTCTGGCTCCGTCACCACGTTTAGTCAGGCCGACGGCTTCGTCACGATTGATCGCCACACGGAAATCGTCGACGCCGGCAGCTCGGCCTCGGTCCAATTGATCGGCGCACGCACGCAACCGGCAGACCTTGTCGTGATTGGTAGCCACTGCGTAGGGCTCGATTTCCTTTTGTCAAAGCTCAGTCGAAGTGGGCTCAACGTAAAATTCTTTGCCGTTGGAAGTACCGCAGGACTCGAAGCCGCCCGGCGAGGCGAATGCGACATCGCTGGGATTCATTTGCTCGACGAGAAAACTGACACTTACAATCACCCATTTCTCGATGAGACGCTCGCACTCCTCCCAGGCTATGGCCGCAGTCAAGGAATTGTCTTTCGCCAAGAGGACCGTCGCTTTGCCGAGAAGTCACTCGCAGGCGTCCTCTCCGAAACGATTCCCAGCGAAGGCGTTCGCATGATCAATCGCAATCGAGGCAGTGGCACGCGGATCCTGATCGATCAGTTACTTGCGCCGCAACCCCCAGCTGGCGCTGGGGGCTATGGGAGAGAGAATGAGCAAACCTCAACTAGCCCCGAGCGCAAGCTCGTGGGTTCCAAGCTTCAGCCCCAAGGACACAGCGTCCAAGCCAAAAGCCACAACGCCGTGGTCGCCGCCGTCGCGCAAAGCCGCGCCGATTGGGGAGTGGCAATTCGATCCGTCGCTGAATCAGCAGGACTCGTCTTCTTGCCGCTCAGAGACGAGCAATTTGATTTCGTCATCCCCAAGAGCAGACTCGACCGACCAGCAGTCGTCGCTTTCAAAGAGTTACTAGAGAGCCCCGAGATTCGAAATCAACTGACTACGAAGGGCTTCAACTTAGCCGCAGATGAACGCGGATAA
- a CDS encoding molybdopterin molybdotransferase MoeA has product MTKQDTPHPNADVRMRGFRERSTVEQALAWLDSQIPSRENLPGEQIQLAHSHNRVLSQSVVSRIDVPQFRRAMMDGYALHAADTHGATAYNRLPLEILGDCFPGEPFEGKVARGQAARIMTGAPLPAGADAVLPAEKSETDSDKLFALSDVAAGKHVGNVGEDIQAGTEVLPAGRILRPQDLGVLSSIGRGEVSVIKKPRVRIVITGNELLPSGSEPQGAKITDANGPMLAALVERDGGTVQNPDIVPDDRDAVLAALKSDAEVILVSGGSSVGQEDHAPTLLAEHGTLGIHGIAMRPSSPTGMGKLGDRLVFLLPGNPVSCLCAYDFFAGRAIRQLGGLLADWPYASSTGQLARKLVSAIGRVDYARVNFDTESGLVEPIAISGASVLSSTTKADGFVVIPADSEGYGEGSEVEVFLYD; this is encoded by the coding sequence ATGACGAAACAAGACACCCCCCACCCCAACGCAGACGTCCGCATGCGAGGCTTTCGCGAGCGCTCGACCGTCGAGCAGGCTCTCGCATGGCTCGATTCGCAGATTCCTTCGCGAGAGAATTTGCCTGGAGAACAGATCCAACTTGCTCACAGCCACAATCGCGTCCTCTCCCAGTCCGTCGTCAGTCGCATCGATGTTCCCCAGTTCCGCCGGGCGATGATGGATGGCTACGCACTTCATGCAGCAGACACACATGGGGCGACTGCCTACAATCGACTGCCGTTAGAAATCCTCGGAGACTGCTTCCCCGGCGAACCTTTCGAGGGAAAAGTCGCTCGCGGCCAAGCCGCTCGCATCATGACAGGGGCCCCGTTGCCAGCGGGTGCCGATGCCGTACTTCCCGCCGAAAAGAGTGAAACAGATTCCGACAAGCTGTTCGCCCTCAGCGACGTTGCCGCAGGCAAACACGTTGGCAACGTCGGCGAAGACATCCAAGCCGGAACAGAAGTCCTGCCGGCTGGAAGAATCCTGAGGCCGCAAGACTTGGGCGTACTCTCTTCCATCGGTCGCGGTGAAGTTTCCGTGATCAAGAAACCTCGCGTACGTATCGTCATCACCGGCAACGAATTACTTCCTTCGGGATCAGAACCGCAAGGCGCAAAGATCACCGACGCGAATGGACCCATGCTTGCTGCACTTGTTGAGCGCGACGGCGGAACCGTGCAGAACCCTGACATCGTCCCCGACGATCGAGACGCGGTTCTCGCCGCGTTGAAATCAGACGCCGAAGTGATTCTCGTTTCAGGCGGATCGAGTGTCGGGCAAGAGGACCATGCCCCAACGCTGCTGGCCGAACATGGCACCCTAGGCATCCACGGCATCGCCATGCGTCCCAGCAGCCCAACGGGGATGGGGAAGCTCGGCGACCGGCTCGTGTTCTTACTTCCCGGTAACCCGGTGTCGTGTCTCTGCGCGTACGACTTTTTCGCAGGTCGAGCGATTCGTCAACTGGGAGGCCTCTTGGCGGATTGGCCCTATGCTTCGTCCACAGGCCAACTTGCGAGAAAGCTGGTCTCCGCCATAGGTCGAGTCGACTACGCCCGCGTGAACTTTGATACAGAATCTGGCCTTGTAGAACCCATCGCCATCAGCGGCGCGTCGGTTCTCAGCAGCACGACTAAAGCTGACGGATTCGTGGTGATTCCAGCCGATAGTGAAGGGTACGGTGAAGGGAGCGAGGTTGAGGTTTTCTTATACGATTAG